The following are encoded in a window of Paenibacillus polymyxa genomic DNA:
- the araA gene encoding L-arabinose isomerase: MSTVGTKQFWFVVGSQHLYGEEALAEVKAHAQEMTDALNKSGVLPYPLVLQDLAVSADKITNLMKEVNYRDEVAGVITWMHTFSPAKMWIRGTKLLQKPLLHLATQYNESIPWATIDMDFMNLNQAAHGDREYGFINARLKKQNKVVVGYWERAEVQKQIAEWMDVAVAYNESFNIKVARFGDNMRNVGVTEGDKVEAQIQFGWTVDYFGIGDLVQYVNAVKEEEIDALFAEYSELYELDYGTYSKEAWEASVRVQASYEIALKRFLDHGGYTAFTTNFEDLYGMKQLPGLAVQRLMAQGYGFAGEGDWKTAALDRLLKVMSHNQSTGFMEDYTYELAAGQESILQSHMLEVDPTLASNKPKIIVSPLGIGDREDPARLVFDGKAGDGVVVSMADFGTHYKLLINEVTAFEPTVPAPNLPVARVLWNVKPNFQDGVKAWIENGGGHHTVVSLNLTTDQIVTYAKLVNLEYVIIK; encoded by the coding sequence ATGTCAACAGTAGGTACAAAACAGTTCTGGTTTGTCGTAGGTTCACAACATCTGTATGGAGAAGAAGCATTAGCAGAAGTTAAAGCACACGCACAAGAAATGACCGATGCCTTAAATAAGAGTGGCGTTCTGCCTTATCCGCTTGTATTGCAGGATCTGGCGGTTAGTGCAGACAAAATCACCAATCTCATGAAAGAAGTCAACTATCGTGACGAGGTTGCTGGTGTCATCACTTGGATGCATACCTTCTCACCTGCAAAAATGTGGATTCGTGGTACTAAATTGCTGCAAAAGCCGCTACTTCATTTGGCTACACAGTATAATGAAAGCATTCCTTGGGCTACGATTGATATGGACTTCATGAACCTCAATCAGGCAGCTCATGGTGACCGTGAATATGGATTTATCAATGCTCGCCTGAAGAAACAGAATAAAGTGGTCGTAGGTTACTGGGAACGCGCAGAAGTGCAAAAGCAAATCGCAGAGTGGATGGATGTAGCGGTTGCTTATAACGAAAGCTTCAATATCAAAGTTGCCCGCTTTGGCGACAACATGCGTAACGTTGGCGTTACAGAAGGCGATAAGGTCGAAGCTCAAATTCAATTTGGATGGACCGTTGACTACTTCGGAATTGGCGACCTTGTTCAGTACGTCAATGCTGTGAAAGAAGAAGAGATCGATGCTTTGTTCGCGGAATACTCCGAACTCTATGAACTTGATTATGGTACTTACAGCAAGGAAGCTTGGGAAGCCAGCGTAAGAGTGCAAGCAAGCTATGAAATTGCCCTTAAACGGTTCCTGGATCATGGCGGCTATACTGCCTTCACTACGAACTTCGAAGACCTCTATGGTATGAAACAACTTCCTGGTCTTGCCGTTCAACGTTTGATGGCACAAGGATACGGCTTCGCCGGTGAAGGAGATTGGAAGACTGCAGCGCTCGATCGTCTGCTTAAAGTCATGAGCCATAACCAATCCACTGGCTTTATGGAAGACTACACCTATGAATTAGCGGCTGGTCAGGAATCGATACTTCAATCCCATATGCTTGAAGTTGACCCAACGTTGGCAAGCAACAAGCCTAAAATCATCGTTTCTCCGTTAGGTATCGGCGATCGTGAAGATCCAGCTCGTCTGGTGTTTGACGGCAAGGCAGGAGACGGTGTAGTTGTTTCCATGGCTGACTTTGGCACGCATTATAAACTGTTGATCAATGAGGTTACTGCATTTGAACCGACAGTTCCTGCTCCAAATCTTCCAGTGGCCCGTGTACTGTGGAATGTGAAGCCAAACTTCCAAGATGGGGTTAAAGCATGGATTGAGAACGGCGGCGGTCACCATACCGTGGTTTCCTTGAATCTAACCACAGACCAAATTGTTACTTATGCAAAACTGGTTAACCTGGAATACGTAATTATTAAGTAA
- a CDS encoding L-ribulose-5-phosphate 4-epimerase, producing MLEQLKEEVYQANLDLPKHGLVKYTWGNVSAVDRESSLFVIKPSGVSYDTMKPSDMVVVDFDGNVVEGEMRPSSDTPTHAVLYKHYAEIGGIVHTHSTWATIWAQAGLDVPVMGTTHADTFYGSVPCARFLTQEEIDRGYEAETGRVIIETFEQRGLDILAVPGVLLKGHAPFTWGKDAKSAVMNSVVLEEVSKMNLFARELNHFAEELPQRILDKHYLRKHGKDAYYGQK from the coding sequence CTGAAAGAAGAAGTATATCAAGCCAATCTGGATTTGCCTAAACATGGACTCGTGAAATACACCTGGGGTAACGTAAGCGCTGTTGATCGTGAAAGCAGCTTATTCGTTATCAAACCTAGTGGTGTTAGCTATGACACGATGAAACCTAGCGATATGGTGGTTGTTGATTTTGACGGTAATGTTGTTGAAGGAGAGATGAGACCTTCGTCAGATACACCGACTCACGCCGTACTTTATAAGCATTATGCAGAGATCGGCGGTATTGTACACACGCATTCGACTTGGGCGACCATTTGGGCTCAAGCAGGCTTGGATGTACCTGTAATGGGGACTACTCATGCAGACACCTTCTATGGTTCTGTTCCTTGTGCCCGTTTCTTGACACAAGAGGAGATTGATCGTGGTTACGAAGCGGAAACCGGCCGTGTCATCATCGAAACTTTTGAGCAGCGCGGGCTGGATATTTTAGCAGTGCCGGGTGTTCTGCTTAAGGGTCATGCTCCCTTCACTTGGGGCAAAGATGCAAAATCGGCAGTCATGAATAGCGTCGTGTTGGAAGAAGTTTCGAAAATGAATTTATTCGCACGAGAATTGAATCATTTTGCCGAAGAATTGCCGCAGCGCATTCTAGATAAACACTATTTGCGCAAACATGGGAAAGACGCTTACTACGGCCAAAAATAA